The following DNA comes from Picosynechococcus sp. PCC 7003.
TGTTGGCGTTCGCGAAATGTACAAGTCCTTGGGCACTCCCGTTGACGCGGTTGCTCAGGCAGTTCGTGAAATGAAAGCTGTTGCGACTGGCATGATGTCTGGCGACGATGCAGCTGAAGCTGGTGCTTACTTTGACTATGTCATCGGAGCAATGGAGTAATCATACAAATTTGATTACTTTCTCCATAGTGGTTTTTGCCCTCTGGAACTTCGTTAAGACCTACTAAGATAAGGAATTATAACAATGCAAGACGCAATTACTTCTGTAATCAACTCTGCTGACGTCCAAGGTAAGTACCTTGATGGCAGTGCAATGGATAAGCTCAAAGCTTATTTCACAACTGGTGCCCTCCGTGTTCGTGCGGCTAGCACCATCAGTGCTAACGCTGCAGCAATCGTAAAGGAAGCTGTTGCTAAGTCTCTCCTTTACTCTGATGTAACTCGTCCTGGTGGCAACATGTACACCACTCGTCGTTACGCTGCTTGTATTCGTGACCTCGACTACTACCTCCGCTATGCAACCTATGCAATGCTTGCTGGCGATCCTTCTATCCTCGATGAGCGTGTGCTCAACGGTTTGAAAGAAACCTACAACTCCCTCGGTGTACCCGTTGGTTCTACTGTTCAAGCGATCCAAGCAATGAAAGAAGTCACTGCTGGTCTTGTCGGTGCTGACGCTGGCCGTGAAATGGGTGTTTACTTCGACTACATCTGCTCTGGCTTAAGCTAATGCTTCGCATCTGTCGGATGCAAGTGGTGTAGTAACCCAATTGAGTTCGGGGGTATGCGCTCACTGTCTAGCTCTTTGTAAGCTTTTACTAGGTTTGTCTGGGTATAAGTTTTGGGGATCTAGAATCTGGGTTGCGACTTCCGAACTTTGCTATATCAGCCTTGATAATAAAACTCTTTCAGATAAACGACTGGGTTCAAAAACGTTTAAGGAGATCATTTAAGCTATGCGGATGTTTAAAATTACGGCCTGTGTACCAAGCCAAAGCCGAATTCGGACACAGCGTGAACTACAAAATACATACTTCACCAAGCTAGTTCCCTACGACAATTGGTTCCGTGAGCAACAACGCATCATGAAGATGGGCGGCAAGATTGTTAAGGTGCAACTGGCAACTGGTAAGCCCGGCACCAATACTGGTTTGACCTAAATACGAATCATCAAGCGTCCATCTGTTTTTGGGTTTGACTTGGGGAGGTCGATTAACGGCCTCTTATTTTTTTTGCAAAATTGGGGGGATTGGTAGAAATTTGGTTCACGAATGGGTAACAGCGTCTAAATTTCACGCCAAAATTGACTACCCTAGATCTTGTATTTTCAGTGTCTCTTTGTGGTGGTACTCGCGATGACCCAACCAAATCCTCAACCTCCGAAAACACAATTGGGACAGATGGTCACCCAAGCTTTCAATACGATGGTTCATTTTGGGCAGCATACCCTCAAGCCCGGTGCCCGTGTACCTGAGCTACACATTGAAGGCCAGACACAACCTTTTCCGTTAATTGGCGATCGCCACACCGGGGGGCGAAGTTCGAGCCAAGATATCACCATCCGCAACGAAACGGTGAGTGCCCAACATTTTTCACTCAGCAAAGATCCAGAGAATCCGCGCCATTACCTCATCCACGATGAACGATCTTCCAACGGCATTTACGTCAATCGGCGTAAAGTTAAGCATTTTCCCCTCCGCAATGGTGATGTTATCCACCTTGCGCCCCCAGAATTAGCCCAGGCCGCCTGTTTGACCTACCGCTACGAAATCCCTATGTGGGTCAAGATTATTCGTTATGGTCTGTTCAGCGGCGGTGGTTTTGTCGGTTTTCTGACCCTATTCTTGCTGTGGCAATGGATAAAATATCCTCTAAATCCCCTCCCTTCTGGCGTTACAGGCCCTGTGGTGATTTTTTCCCGGGACGGAGAGACGGCTATTAACCCCGTCACCACCGATAGCCACCGGGAACTGCCGCGGCTCAAAGATTTTTCGCCTTACCTCAAAAACGGTGTGATGGCTTCTGAGGATGCCCGTTTCTATTGGCACCCAGGCATTGATCCGATTGGGATTGCTCGGGCAATCAGGGTGGCCCTTTCACGGGGAAGCGCGACCCAGGGGGCGAGTACGATCACGCAGCAGGTAGCCCGGAGTCTGTTTCCAGAGGTGGGGCGGGAAAAAAGTGCCAGCCGCAAGTTACGGGAAATGATTGTGGCCCTGAAGATGGAGACTTTCTTCAGTAAAGATGAAATTTTGCTGCTGTATTTAAATAAGGTTTACCTGGGGGTGGGCCAGTCGGGGTTTGAAGATGCCGCCCAGTTTTATTTTGATAAGTCGGCCCGGGATCTAGATTTGCTGGAGTCTGCCACTTTGATTGCCATGTTGCCCGCCCCAAATGCGTTTAATCCTATCGTTGACCCGGATAAATCCCGCGAACAACGCAATCTTGTGATTGACCGGATGTACAAATTGGGGATGATCACCGACCAAGAACAACGTCAGGCAAAATTAACCCCCATTGAAGAGCGTTTGAGTGAAGAGGCCCGCCGTTCGCTGTCTAACAATGCAGCACCCTATTTTTATGGCTATGTGCAGCAGGAGTTGACGGAATTACTGGGGGAAGATGCCATGAAAATGGGGAATCTTTACATCGAAACGGGGTTAGATATTACGATGCAACAGAAAGCTGCCTCGGCTCTCCAGGCATCCATAGAGCAGGATGGCTCCCAGGTCGGCTTTTCCCAAGGGGCGATCGCCACCCTCGATAGCGACACAGGCGAAATTCTCGCCATGGTTGGCGGTAAAGATTACGCCGAAAGCCAATTTAACCGCGCCGTTCAAGCTAAACGACAACCTGGTTCTACGTTTAAGGTGTTTGGCTATGGTGCCGCCCTTGAACAAGGCATTTCTCCCTACACGGCCTTTTCCTGTGCGCCCCTCAACTGGCAAGGACAACAATATCGTGGTTGCGAGCGCACCAGCACCGCCAGTACCGATATGTTTCGTGGCATGGCCCAATCCGAAAATGCGATCGCCTTGCGTATTGCCCAGACAGTGGGGTTAGATCGCGTCATTAACTTTGCCCAAAAATTAGGCGTAGACTCAGAACTGAGGCCTTCTCCTGGTTTGATTTTGGGAGAAAGCGAGGTCTCTGTCCTAGAAATGGCAGGGGCCTATGCCACCTTTGCCAACGATGGCACCTGGAACAAACCCCACGCCATCCGCCGTATTTTCGACAGCAGCGACTGTACTGGCGAAACCATTGATAGCTGTCATTTACTCTACGATTTCAGTAACCGCGCCGATCTCCACCGAGAACAGGTTATTTCTCGCGATACCGCCCGCACCATGACCGAGATGCTCCAAGGGGTGATTCAAGGGGGCACAGGCACTGCCGCCCGCCTAGGCCTTGATGAAGCCGGCAAAACAGGGACAACGAACAGCAACGTCGATCTGTGGTTTGTGGGCTATGTCCCATCCCAAGATTTAGTAACGGCCATCTGGTTGGGAAACGACGACAATAGTCCCACTCGGGGTGGCAGTTCCTACGCAGCTAAACTGTGGGGCGCTTATATGCGTGAAGCCTTGTGAACTACCCCGCCGCAAGCAGCGGGGCTTCCTACCCAAAGAACAGCTTTCTATTCCGAGGAATAGCGAGTCTTATATTCTGGCGATAGGCGGACTCCCCGGTTCCCGAGGACAAAAATCACGGTCACAAAAAAATACTTTGTATGTGTCTAGCTTGGTTTTCGCTATCCGTTGCCGTGTCAACGATATGATTATAGAGCATTACGCCCCAAGGGGCGGGGATTTCAACCCTTTGCCGTTAAAAGCGTTGTTCATACGGAGATCCAACAATGCCCCATAGGGAAAACCAAACCATTCTTGGCAGAGCAATTTGCTATTCTATGGTGTAGTAAATCATGACCCCCGCAAGGAGGCTTAATTTCGATGGCAGCAACGGATTTTAAAGATTACTATTCCATCCTTGGGGTCAGTAAAAGTGCCTCTGCCGATGAAATTAAGAAAAAGTTTCGCAAGCTCGCTCTCCAATACCATCCCGATCGCAATCCAGGGGATAAGGCTGCCGAAGCAAAGTTTAAAGAAATTAGTGAAGCTTACGAAGTTCTTTCTGATCCAGAAAAACGGCAAAAATATGACCAGTTTGGCCAATACTGGCAACAGGCTTCTCGCGGGGGCAGCAGTCCCTATAGTGCTGGCGTTAATGTCGATTTTGAGAATTTTAGTAACTTCGACTTTGGTAATTTTGGCAGCTTTGACGAGTTTATTAATGATTTACTCGGACGAGCCGCAGCGGGCGCTGGGCCACGGGGCACCGGCAATCCTTACAGTGATTTTGGCTTTAATACAACAGCGAGTGGCACCACCCAGGGCGCAGATCGAGAAGCAAATATTCAATTGACATTCTCCGAAGCCTTTCGAGGCGTTGAAAAACGATTGAGTCTAGGCACAGAAACCATTACGGTTAAAATTCCGGCGGGAGTCACCAACGGCAATAAAATCCGCGTCAAAGGCAAAGGTTCTCCCAGTGTCATGGGAGGACAAAGGGGGGATTTGTATTTAATTGTCCAACTCCAGTCCCATCACTTTTTCCATTTTGAAGGGGATAACCTAACCTGTACTTTACCAATTACCCCCGACGAGGCTGTACTGGGGGCCTCTGTCGCCGTCCCAACACCAGATGGCAAGGTGACGATGAAAATCCCCCCAGGGATTAAATCAGGGCAATCACTACGACTCCGAGGCAAGGGCTGGCCCAAACCGAAGGGCAACCGCACGGATCAGCTCGTCAAAATTGAGATTGTTGTCCCGACTACGCCCACCGAAGCAGAGAAAGAGTGCTATGAGAAGCTCCGGGCCCTTAATTCTTTTAAGCCCCGCGATCGCCTCCAGAATGTCAGCCTCTAGTCACTACCAATGATTTTCTTGAGGGAATTAATGCCTTTTTTAATCCGTCGTGAAACGGTAATGACACTCACTCCCAGTAAGTCAGCGGCCTCTTTTTGGGTGAGATCATGGAGAAAAACAAATTCCAATACCTTGCGAGTATGTTCTTCGAGTTGAGCAAGGCCCTGTTGAATGCGAATTTGATCTTCAATGGCCAGTTGAAAGCTTTTGTAACCCGGATCCGGAACAAGATCCCCTAGAGAAGTGTTTTCCCCTTGATCAGCTTTTACAGAAACGTCAAGACTAACGGGATCACGATTTTGGTAAGCAAGATTAATTGACTGCCACTCGCTCACGGAAATATCGAGATGTTCGGCAATTTCTGCGATGGAAGGTTGTCGATTATGTTCTTGGCGAAAGGCTTGGATAAATCGATTAGATTGTTGCCGTAATTGGAGCATCCGACGGGGAATACGAACAGTGGAACTTTTATCGCGCAGGTAATGTTGAATTTCACCTCGAATATAGGGGTTTGCAAAGGAACTAAAGGCATTACCGCGCTCTAGGGTAAATCGCTCAATGGCTCGGAGCAAACCTAAACTGCCCACTTGCATGAGATCATCAAAGTTCTCGCTACATTGTCTCGACCAATGATGGGCTTCTTTACGAACTAAACCAATATTTAAACTCACAATTTGATTGCGAATTTTGACATCTTGGGACTGCCGATATTCCTGTAACAGTTCCAGGGTTTTGGACTTAATATTGTCACTGACTTTCGTCGTCATCGTAGGTTCCATTATTTTTCGGCCAGATCAATAGTCAAAGTATTACTGAGAAATGGATTGGAGCAAGTCAGAAAAGATCCGCTATTTTTCTGATGAAGAAATCAAAGATTAATGCAAGACTAGAGGAGAGTTTTGGGAAAGACAATCTCAGATATCTTTAGCATCTGTCAGTTATGCCGTTTGTGATCATAATATTGGCATAGGTAGATTCAAAATAGTATTGATTTTTATCAAAGTTCACTACTTTTTACGGAATCTTCAACAAAACTCCGTGGAATTACTGAAAAACGAAGGGGGATCTCCTTTTCAATTCTTTCAATGTTCTCCCTGGATCTACGGAATTAATGATTTTTGGTCTGTGGCAAGTGATTATTTTATCTTAGTGAATTGGCTTGGGAGAATTCGATTGTGGTGCCTTCGGCACAAGCCATTCTCCAGTGACTTGCAGTTGAATTTTCCCGGGTAAAGTGCTAAGGCGATCGCCATTAAAGCCATGGATCAATTCGACTGTAGCAGTAATTTGGGCAAAGGTTGGCATTTTGGGCAAAATTTGCTGGAGATATTGCCGGATAATGCGGCGTTGGAGGGCAATGTGCAAAGGCTGTAGGGTGAGGCGATGGAGGTGTTGCTGGGGATTTAGGGTTTGGTGGAGATATTGTTGAGCGATCGCCTCAAGATAGTCATTTTCATCCTGCAAAATTACTGCTGTTTGGGCGAGGTGTTTGTCAGCTTGGGTGTTTAATGTCCGTAGCTGGGGCAGGATTTGCTGGCGTACCTGGTTGCGCTTAAAGCGCATTTGCTGATTGTAAGGATCGAGACACACAGGCAGATTAAACTGTCGGCAAAACTTACCTGTTTCCTGTCGTGTAATTGTCAACAAGGGGCGCACCAACATGACTTTGTCTGAGAGCGATCGCCATGCAGTGAGACTGCCGAGACCAGCCATCCCAGACCCCCGCACCAGGTTATAGATTAGGGTTTCTGCGCGGTCACTTTGGGTATGACCAGTTACCACATAAGCCTTGCCGAGTTGGGCTGCTAAGTGAGTTAAAGCTTGATAGCGCCATTGGCGCGCCGCATTTTCTGTTTCTGGGAGAGAAGTCCCTGCGCAGCAAAGGTGAAAAGGTAACTGCCATTGTGCCCCCAAGGTTTGCACATGGGTTGCAATATTGTCATCACCAGGCCAGCCATGGTGACAATGGGCGATCGCCAAGGACCATTGCCAATGGCTTTGTAAGTCCAACATCAACTGACTTAAACAGACAGAATCTTGCCCACCTGAAACAGCCATAAGGATCATGGCCCCTGTCGGCAATAAATTTGATTCTTTCAACTGTTGGTTTAGCCGCGCATGTAAAGGACTCCAGCTCATGGAATCACCGGTCTAATACGCCCATAGAATCTACCCTTCGTATCCAAAAGCCTATGGCTTTTTACGAAACATCGCCACATTAATGAACTGACCGAGATCATCATCTGAGGCTTGGGTATTCTGATTGCTTGAGACTTCAGAATCATCAAAAAGATCGCCTAAATCAAGATCACTATCTTCAGGCAAAGACTCTTCTGCCTCGTCCAAAGACAACTCCAAATCTCCTGACAGATCATCCAGACTTTCTGTGTCATTGTCTGTGAACACCGCAAATGGATCATCTGCCTCTAAAGCAGCATCCTGAATATCATCCTGGGTTGGTGGTTGGTCTTCTGCCACCTCTCCAAAAGGATTATGGGCATCCAGAAGATCTGTTTCTAGGGCTTCAGGAGTACTTTCTGTCTCCATCTCCGGTAGATCTTCTAACGTTTCTAAATCACCAGTAGCGGGGGCTGGGTTTTCTTCCAATAGGGATTGGAATAAATCATCTTCCTCTGGAAGCTGTTCCGGTTCATCAAACAGATCCTTAAGAACCGTTTCTTGTTCTTCGCCGCTATCGACCGTGATTGCCGTTGGCTCATCATCATCAGCAAATTCATCTAAATCTAGATCAAGGTCAAAATCTCCCTCTTCTGTGTCACCAAACAAATCATCGAGATCTTCGTCAGAAATTGCTTCGTTTAGATCACTAGCTGGTGTGTCTTCCGAGAATAACGCTTCTAAATCGTCGGTTTCTTGAAGTTCAGCTTCTGACTCTGGGGTAG
Coding sequences within:
- the apcB gene encoding allophycocyanin subunit beta: MQDAITSVINSADVQGKYLDGSAMDKLKAYFTTGALRVRAASTISANAAAIVKEAVAKSLLYSDVTRPGGNMYTTRRYAACIRDLDYYLRYATYAMLAGDPSILDERVLNGLKETYNSLGVPVGSTVQAIQAMKEVTAGLVGADAGREMGVYFDYICSGLS
- a CDS encoding phycobilisome linker polypeptide, with amino-acid sequence MRMFKITACVPSQSRIRTQRELQNTYFTKLVPYDNWFREQQRIMKMGGKIVKVQLATGKPGTNTGLT
- a CDS encoding PBP1A family penicillin-binding protein; translated protein: MTQPNPQPPKTQLGQMVTQAFNTMVHFGQHTLKPGARVPELHIEGQTQPFPLIGDRHTGGRSSSQDITIRNETVSAQHFSLSKDPENPRHYLIHDERSSNGIYVNRRKVKHFPLRNGDVIHLAPPELAQAACLTYRYEIPMWVKIIRYGLFSGGGFVGFLTLFLLWQWIKYPLNPLPSGVTGPVVIFSRDGETAINPVTTDSHRELPRLKDFSPYLKNGVMASEDARFYWHPGIDPIGIARAIRVALSRGSATQGASTITQQVARSLFPEVGREKSASRKLREMIVALKMETFFSKDEILLLYLNKVYLGVGQSGFEDAAQFYFDKSARDLDLLESATLIAMLPAPNAFNPIVDPDKSREQRNLVIDRMYKLGMITDQEQRQAKLTPIEERLSEEARRSLSNNAAPYFYGYVQQELTELLGEDAMKMGNLYIETGLDITMQQKAASALQASIEQDGSQVGFSQGAIATLDSDTGEILAMVGGKDYAESQFNRAVQAKRQPGSTFKVFGYGAALEQGISPYTAFSCAPLNWQGQQYRGCERTSTASTDMFRGMAQSENAIALRIAQTVGLDRVINFAQKLGVDSELRPSPGLILGESEVSVLEMAGAYATFANDGTWNKPHAIRRIFDSSDCTGETIDSCHLLYDFSNRADLHREQVISRDTARTMTEMLQGVIQGGTGTAARLGLDEAGKTGTTNSNVDLWFVGYVPSQDLVTAIWLGNDDNSPTRGGSSYAAKLWGAYMREAL
- a CDS encoding DnaJ C-terminal domain-containing protein — encoded protein: MAATDFKDYYSILGVSKSASADEIKKKFRKLALQYHPDRNPGDKAAEAKFKEISEAYEVLSDPEKRQKYDQFGQYWQQASRGGSSPYSAGVNVDFENFSNFDFGNFGSFDEFINDLLGRAAAGAGPRGTGNPYSDFGFNTTASGTTQGADREANIQLTFSEAFRGVEKRLSLGTETITVKIPAGVTNGNKIRVKGKGSPSVMGGQRGDLYLIVQLQSHHFFHFEGDNLTCTLPITPDEAVLGASVAVPTPDGKVTMKIPPGIKSGQSLRLRGKGWPKPKGNRTDQLVKIEIVVPTTPTEAEKECYEKLRALNSFKPRDRLQNVSL
- a CDS encoding RNA polymerase sigma factor SigF, with product MEPTMTTKVSDNIKSKTLELLQEYRQSQDVKIRNQIVSLNIGLVRKEAHHWSRQCSENFDDLMQVGSLGLLRAIERFTLERGNAFSSFANPYIRGEIQHYLRDKSSTVRIPRRMLQLRQQSNRFIQAFRQEHNRQPSIAEIAEHLDISVSEWQSINLAYQNRDPVSLDVSVKADQGENTSLGDLVPDPGYKSFQLAIEDQIRIQQGLAQLEEHTRKVLEFVFLHDLTQKEAADLLGVSVITVSRRIKKGINSLKKIIGSD
- the tilS gene encoding tRNA lysidine(34) synthetase TilS, with protein sequence MSWSPLHARLNQQLKESNLLPTGAMILMAVSGGQDSVCLSQLMLDLQSHWQWSLAIAHCHHGWPGDDNIATHVQTLGAQWQLPFHLCCAGTSLPETENAARQWRYQALTHLAAQLGKAYVVTGHTQSDRAETLIYNLVRGSGMAGLGSLTAWRSLSDKVMLVRPLLTITRQETGKFCRQFNLPVCLDPYNQQMRFKRNQVRQQILPQLRTLNTQADKHLAQTAVILQDENDYLEAIAQQYLHQTLNPQQHLHRLTLQPLHIALQRRIIRQYLQQILPKMPTFAQITATVELIHGFNGDRLSTLPGKIQLQVTGEWLVPKAPQSNSPKPIH